A genomic segment from Lineus longissimus chromosome 15, tnLinLong1.2, whole genome shotgun sequence encodes:
- the LOC135499494 gene encoding uncharacterized protein LOC135499494, with product MKITLYIFCMAFVVVTIRASPSLRRSKRSFKDEIDFGHGFGKRTDHLGNLLKHHTLSDTSDRPLLSNSELAKVIAESRELSEALVAKFVDINGDGYVSKKELFPEGVNL from the exons ATGAAGATTACGCTTTATATATTCTGTATGGCGTTTGTGGTGGTCACAATACGGGCCTCGCCGAGCTTGCGGAGATCAAAAAGGAGTTTTAAGGACGAAATCGATTTTGGACACGGCTTCGGCAAACGAACTGATCATTTAGGAAACTTATTGAAACACCATACACTGTCAGACACATCAGATCG GCCTTTGTTATCAAATTCAGAGTTAGCAAAAGTAATAGCAGAATCTCGAGAATTATCGGAAGCGCTGGTTGCAAAGTTTGTGGATATAAACG GTGATGGATACGTTAGCAAGAAAGAGCTTTTCCCGGAAGGAGTCAACCTCTGA
- the LOC135499899 gene encoding uncharacterized protein LOC135499899: MSDTESLSLSDFNDEEIAETSECKQTTFVRIVKDYPILLSKSQTHVVKKQKAAAMKKLIAEYQQRSGIQMTEKQVKKKLNNMKTDLRTKADRTATGNKPIELKKWEADLLDLIDAESNPTLSGNPGGMSVGLGTRRSSSVMLSRTTPDVEVPTNRHRQSSSTVTLATSGHRRNTSSTTQAKEGKLPPPPPPPKKKKVLPETEDTENLSMMELQRLVLLEQLKLARMQQNQISAPNYM, from the exons ATGTCGGACACTGAAAGCCTCTCTCTTTCGGACTTTAATGATGAAGAAATTGCCGAAACGTCCGAATGTAAACAGACGACTTTTGTCAGAATTGTGAAGGACTATCCGATTCTTCTGAGCAAGTCCCAAACTCATGTCGTGAAGAAACAGAAGGCCGCAGCCATGAAAAAGTTGATCGCTGAATATCAACAACGAAGTGGCATCCAGATGACGGAGAAGCAGGTCAAGAAAAAGTTGAACAACATGAAAACAGATTTGCGGACCAAGGCAGACAGAACCGCTACTGGGAATAAGCCAATTGAACTTAAGAAGTGGGAGGCAGATCTTCTTGATCTAATTGATGCAGAGTCCAATCCTACCCTGAGCGGTAACCCAG GTGGCATGAGTGTTGGGCTTGGAACGAGGCGTTCATCATCGGTTATGCTGTCCAGGACTACCCCAGACGTGGAAGTCCCTACTAACCGCCACCGCCAGAGCTCAAGTACCGTTACTCTAGCCACTTCTGGTCACCGTCGTAACACTAGCTCAACTACTCAAGCGAAAGAAGGCAAACtgccccctcctcctcctccaccgAAGAAAAAAAAGGTCCTTCCGGAAACAGAAGACACTGAAAACCTCTCAATGATGGAGCTGCAGCGCCTCGTTCTCCTGGAACAACTTAAACTGGCAAGAATGCAGCAAAACCAAATCTCCGCTCCAAACTATATGTAg